One part of the Rutidosis leptorrhynchoides isolate AG116_Rl617_1_P2 chromosome 1, CSIRO_AGI_Rlap_v1, whole genome shotgun sequence genome encodes these proteins:
- the LOC139865176 gene encoding protein REDUCED CHLOROPLAST COVERAGE 2-like isoform X1 codes for MAPKSSKGKPHKTKGEKKKKEEKAALPTVVEIAIETSDECGVTLKGISTDKLLDVRKLLAVHVETCHVTNYSLSHEVRGPRLKDTVEIVSLKPCHLTVVEEDYTESTAVAHVRRLLDIVACTTAFGGSSNSSKEKLNGEAKSPTTNVSIANEFSEKGDSAGEIYPPPKLGQFYDFFSFSHLAAPIQYIRRSTRPFLEDKTENDYFQIDVRVSGGKPMTIVASKKGFYPAGKRNLLNHSLVGLLQQTSRIFDSAYKALMKAFIDHNKFGNLPYGFQANTWVVPPIVADSPSVFPPLPAEDENWGGNGGGQGRDGKHDHRQWAKEFSILAAMPCKTAEERQVRDRKAFLLHSLFVDVSVLKAVSAIKQLTENSKCSSNGSNGSVLHEEKIGDLVIRVMRDVADASTKVDAKNDGSRVLGLSHEELAKRNLLKGITADESATVHDTSTLGVVVVRHCGYTAIVKVDAEVNWNGKPVPQDIDIEDQPEGGAHALNVNSLRMLLHKLPTVQPSGGQQVQSSDAVSVKSANNLVMKVLEESLKKIKGEAIKPTKSIRWELGACWVQHLQNQDSVKNDTNKAEEAKREPDVKGLGKGLLKGIKKKLEDKNIKSNEEVAENGSKLDDSNKKDMGKLDGECEILWKNLLPEAAYSRLKESGTGFHLKSPDELIEMAHKFYDETALPKLVADFGSLELSPVDGRTLTDFMHTRGLRMCSLGRVVELADKLPHVQSLCIHEMVIRAYKHILQAVIAAVDDITDLAGSIAACLNVLLGTPNTSVAESDLKWDWVESFLSKRFACQTKNEFRTSLRKVSVLRGLCHKVGLELVPRDYDMDSAYPFKKADIISMVPVYKHVACSSADGRTLLESSKTSLDKGKLEDAVNHGTKALAKLVAVCGPYHRMTAGAYSLLAVVLYHTGDFNQATIYQQKALDINERELGLDHPDTMKSYGDLAVFYYRLQHTELALKYVNRALYLLHLTCGPSHPNTAATYINVAMMEEGLGNVHVALRYLHEALKCNKRLLGADHIQTAASYHAIAIALSLMEAYSLSVQHEQTTLQILQAKLGPEDLRTQDAAAWLEYFESKALEQQEAARNGTPKPDASISSKGHLSVSDLLDYIAPDADMKARDAQRKQARAKLMKGKLGQNEDILPDEPEKDEVLQPSHHTRKNSSDKENNSESQNADSVNKKPDPVQVQTQVIQKEQNGHLLEDTSDEGWQEAFSKAGRKSSSSRRPNLAKINTNFMNSSQSSKYRSKHTNFTSPKTSTGEVSPAVTKKHVSQTVSNDQIVKRSSVISSISVKEAGKLFSYKEVALAAPGTIVKAVAEQLPKENSPVTVTQTATENIDKVEVVVSDEEQKNIDSDEKTEKSNVDSVIENKTVDNTDKETEPEVIVNLESEVVPLENIETSPVVVQDTTKEVITDGDKKEPNEGETVKEVTKKLSAAAPPFNPSNVPVFGSVSGSMKDHVGILPPPVNVPTMVTVNPVRRTPHQSPTARVPYGPRLAGAYNRSVNRVQRTKPTFHNGGELVVDGGVLSPPIIMNPHAAEFVPGQPWVPNGYPVAPNGYLVTSNGYPIAPNGYPINGFPGSINGYPVSPVDSVESPVSSIDSPSIVTNEVVAETTNNEPILENVEKITEETQSEIEIDKKAAETETENENDEKTSEPVIVVEEVQSVNEAKDINAQVDVKAETVEVSC; via the exons ATGGCTCCAAAATCTAGCAAAGGAAAACCTcataagacaaaaggcgaaaagaagaagaaggaagaGAAAG CAGCACTGCCGACGGTCGTAGAAATTGCAATAGAAACGTCTGACGAGTGCGGAGTTACACTTAAG GGAATATCTACGGACAAACTATTGGATGTCCGAAAGCTGTTAGCAGTACATGTCGAGACATGCCACGTGACGAACTACTCTTTGTCACATGAG GTACGAGGCCCAAGGTTAAAAGATACAGTTGAAATCGTTTCACTCAAACCATGTCATCTAACCGTCGTTGAAG AGGATTACACGGAATCTACCGCTGTCGCACACGTACGTCGGTTACTGGACATCGTCGCCTGCACCACCGCGTTCGGCGGCTCCTCTAACTCATCGAAGGAGAAATTGAACGGTGAAGCGAAGTCTCCGACGACAAATGTCTCGATCGCAAACGAGTTCTCGGAGAAAGGTGATTCCGCGGGGGAGATTTATCCGCCGCCGAAGCTCGGACAGTTTTACGATTTCTTTTCATTCTCTCACCTCGCCGCTCCGATTCAAT ATATTCGGAGATCCACTCGTCCGTTCCTTGAAGATAAAACGGAAAATGATTACTTCCAAATAGAT GTACGAGTTTCCGGGGGGAAGCCAATGACAATTGTTGCGTCGAAGAAAGGTTTCTATCCTGCTGGAAAACGTAATCTTTTAAATCATTCTTTAGTTGGTCTATTGCAGCAGACAAGCCGTATCTTTGATAGT GCATACAAAGCTCTCATGAAAGCGTTCATCGATCACAATAAA TTTGGAAATCTTCCTTACGGGTTTCAAGCCAACACATGGGTCGTACCTCCGATTGTTGCGGATAGCCCGTCTGTTTTCCCACCACTTCCTGCAGAAGATGAAAATTGGGGCGGAAATGGCGGTGGACAAGGACGAGATGGTAAACATGATCATAGACAATGGGCAAAAGAATTTTCGATTTTGGCTGCAATGCCTTGTAAAACAGCAGAAGAAAGACAAGTTAGAGATAGGAAAGCTTTTCTACTTCACAGTCTATTTGTCGATGTATCAGTGTTAAAAGCTGTTTCAGCCATTAAACAACTCACCGAAAATAGCAAATGCTCCTCAAATGGTTCCAATGGTTCAGTTTTGCACGAGGAGAAAATTGGAGATTTGGTTATTAGGGTTATGAGAGATGTGGCTGATGCAAGCACAAAGGTCGATGCTAAAAATGACGGGAGTCGTGTTCTGGGACTGTCACATGAAGAGCTTGCTAAAAGAAACTTGTTAAAAGGCATAACTGCAGATGAAAGTGCAACCGTTCAT GATACCTCTACGTTGGGCGTAGTGGTTGTTAGACACTGTGGTTATACTGCCATTGTGAAAGTTGATGCTGAGGTAAACTGGAACGGTAAACCTGTTCCCCAGGACATAGACATTGAGGACCAACCTGAAGGGGGTGcccatgctttaaatgtcaatag TTTAAGAATGTTATTGCACAAGTTGCCGACAGTTCAACCTTCTGGTGGACAACAAGTGCAGAGCTCAGATGCTGTAAGTGTGAAATCTGCTAATAATTTGGTCATGAAAGTGTTGGAAGAAAGTTTGAAGAAAATAAAGGGTGAAGCCATTAAACCTACAAAGTCTATCAGATGGGAACTTGGAGCATGTTGGGTGCAACATTTACAGAACCAGGATTCTGTGAAAAACGACACGAACAAAGCTGAAGAAGCTAAGAGAGAGCCAGATGTGAAAGGTCTAGGAAAAGGATTGCTTAAGGGAATCAAGAAAAAACTCGAGGATAAGAACATTAAATCCAACGAAGAGGTTGCTGAAAATGGTAGTAAATTGGATGATAGCAATAAGAAAGACATGGGAAAGTTGGATGGAGAATGTGAAATTCTATGGAAAAATCTGCTTCCCGAAGCAGCATATTCGCGTCTTAAAGAATCAGGCACTGGTTTCCATCTTAAG TCACCTGATGAGTTGATTGAGATGGCACATAAGTTTTATGACGAAACAGCCCTCCCAAAGTTG GTGGCTGATTTTGGCTCCCTTGAACTTTCACCTGTTGATGGGAGAACACTTACAGATTTTATGCACACAAGGGGTTTGCGTATGTGTTCGTTGGGGCGAGTG GTTGAACTTGCAGACAAACTCCCTCATGTGCAATCACTCTGTATTCATGAGATGGTTATTCGTGCTTACAAGCACATTTTGCAAGCAGTTATTGCAGCCGTTGATGATATAACTGATTTAGCAGGATCGATAGCAGCATGCCTAAATGTACTGCTAGGAACACCCAATACAAGTGTTGCAGAATCAGACTTAAAATGGGATTGGGTTGAATCATTCTTGTCTAAAAGATTTGCATGTCAAACGAAAAATGAATTTCGCACCAGTCTTCGTAAAGTTTCCGTACTTCGAGGGCTTTGCCATAAG GTTGGACTTGAGCTCGTTCCTAGAGACTATGATATGGATTCTGCATACCCTTTTAAGAAGGCAGATATTATAAGCATGGTTCCTGTATATAAG CATGTTGCTTGCTCATCTGCTGATGGACGTACACTTTTGGAGTCATCTAAAACATCATTGGATAAAGGAAAACTAGAAGATGCGGTTAACCATGGAACAAAG GCACTTGCAAAACTTGTAGCTGTCTGTGGTCCTTATCATCGAATGACAGCTGGCGCCTATAGTCTTTTGGCTGTGGTGCTCTATCATACTGGTGATTTTAATCAG GCTACTATCTATCAACAAAAAGCTTTGGATATCAATGAGAGAGAACTTGGACTCGATCATCCAGACACAATGAAGAGTTATGGGGATTTAGCGGTTTTCTACTATCGTCTACAGCACACCGAGTTGGCTCTGAA GTACGTGAATCGCGCATTGTATCTTTTGCATTTAACATGTGGGCCTTCTCATCCGAATACTGCCGCTACGTACATTAATGTGGCAATGATGGAAGAAGGTTTAGGAAACGTACATGTTGCTCTTAGATACCTTCACGAGGCTCTCAAGTGTAATAAGAGGCTGCTTGGAGCTGATCACATTCAa ACTGCTGCTAGTTATCATGCTATAGCAATTGCACTTTCCTTGATGGAAGCGTACTCCTTGAGTGTTCAACATGAGCAAACCACTCTGCAGATTCTTCAAGCAAAACTTGGACCCGAAGATCTTCGTACTCAG GACGCAGCTGCATGGCTAGAATACTTCGAGTCTAAAGCTCTAGAACAGCAAGAAGCTGCACGCAATGGTACCCCAAAGCCTGATGCCTCTATATCCAGTAAAGGTCATTTGAG TGTATCAGACTTGTTGGATTATATAGCTCCAGATGCAGATATGAAAGCAAGAGATGCCCAAAGGAAACAAGCGCGTGCAAAGCTC ATGAAAGGAAAACTAGGACAGAATGAGGATATACTACCCGATGAacctgaaaaagatgaagttttacaaCCAAGCCATCATACCCGAAAGAATTCGAGTGATAAGGAGAACAATTCTGAATCCCAAAATGCAGATTCTGTGAATAAGAAACCCGACCCAGTTCAAGTTCAAACCCAGGTTATTCAAAAGGAACAAAATGGTCACCTTCTAGAAGACACCTCAGATGAAGGCTGGCAGGAAGCTTTCTCTAAAGCGGGTCGTAAATCTTCATCTTCCAGGAGACCAAATCTGGCAAAGATAAACACAAATTTCATGAATTCTTCTCAGTCATCAAAGTATCGATCAAAACATACTAATTTCACATCCCCGAAAACTAGTACTGGTGAAGTTTCACCAGCTGTTACCAAGAAACATGTTTCACAAACGGTTTCAAATGATCAGATTGTGAAACGTTCTTCAGTTATAAGTTCGATAAGCGTTAAAGAAGCTGGGAAACTTTTTTCTTATAAGGAAGTTGCATTAGCTGCACCCGGTACCATCGTGAAAGCCGTGGCTGAACAATTGCCTAAAGAAAATTCTCCCGTTACCGTAACTCAAACTGCAACAGAAAACATTGATAAGGTTGAAGTTGTAGTCTCAGATGAAGAACAGAAAAATATTGACTCAGATGAAAAGACAGAAAAGTCAAACGTTGACTCAGTAATTGAAAACAAAACTGTAGATAACACAGATAAAGAAACAGAACCAGAAGTAATTGTAAATCTTGAATCAGAAGTTGTACCTTTGGAAAATATAGAAACTAGTCCTGTGGTGGTTCAAGATACAACGAAAGAAGTGATCACAGATGGCGATAAAAAAGAACCGAATGAAGGTGAAACGGTCAAAGAGGTGACCAAGAAACTATCTGCTGCTGCACCTCCGTTTAATCCATCTAACGTTCCGGTTTTTGGGTCGGTTTCTGGGTCGATGAAAGATCATGTAGGGATATTACCGCCACCTGTAAACGTACCTACGATGGTCACTGTTAATCCAGTTCGAAGAACTCCTCATCAATCACCAACAGCCCGGGTCCCATACGGTCCGCGTCTAGCAGGCGCATATAACCGGTCAGTGAACCGAGTCCAACGTACGAAACCCACTTTCCATAATGGTGGTGAGCTTGTTGTAGATGGGGGTGTTTTAAGCCCTCCAATAATCATGAATCCACATGCAGCTGAGTTTGTTCCAGGTCAGCCATGGGTTCCCAACGGATATCCGGTTGCTCCTAACGGGTATCTGGTTACTTCAAATGGATATCCTATTGCTCCAAATGGTTACCCAATTAATGGTTTTCCAGGTAGTATAAATGGGTACCCTGTATCTCCTGTTGATTCGGTTGAGTCGCCAGTTAGCTCCATAGATTCTCCATCTATTGTTACTAACGAAGTTGTTGCCGAAACCACAAACAACGAGCCAATTTTGGAAAATGTTGAAAAAATTACTGAAGAGACTCAGTCTGAGATTGAGATTGACAAAAAGGCTGCTGAAACTGAAACTGAAAATGAAAATGATGAAAAAACCAGTGAGCCGGTCATAGTTGTTGAAGAAGTTCAATCTGTTAATGAAGCAAAAGATATCAATGCACAGGTTGATGTTAAGGCTGAGACTGTTGAAGTTAGTTGTTAA
- the LOC139865176 gene encoding protein REDUCED CHLOROPLAST COVERAGE 2-like isoform X2, translating into MAPKSSKGKPHKTKGEKKKKEEKALPTVVEIAIETSDECGVTLKGISTDKLLDVRKLLAVHVETCHVTNYSLSHEVRGPRLKDTVEIVSLKPCHLTVVEEDYTESTAVAHVRRLLDIVACTTAFGGSSNSSKEKLNGEAKSPTTNVSIANEFSEKGDSAGEIYPPPKLGQFYDFFSFSHLAAPIQYIRRSTRPFLEDKTENDYFQIDVRVSGGKPMTIVASKKGFYPAGKRNLLNHSLVGLLQQTSRIFDSAYKALMKAFIDHNKFGNLPYGFQANTWVVPPIVADSPSVFPPLPAEDENWGGNGGGQGRDGKHDHRQWAKEFSILAAMPCKTAEERQVRDRKAFLLHSLFVDVSVLKAVSAIKQLTENSKCSSNGSNGSVLHEEKIGDLVIRVMRDVADASTKVDAKNDGSRVLGLSHEELAKRNLLKGITADESATVHDTSTLGVVVVRHCGYTAIVKVDAEVNWNGKPVPQDIDIEDQPEGGAHALNVNSLRMLLHKLPTVQPSGGQQVQSSDAVSVKSANNLVMKVLEESLKKIKGEAIKPTKSIRWELGACWVQHLQNQDSVKNDTNKAEEAKREPDVKGLGKGLLKGIKKKLEDKNIKSNEEVAENGSKLDDSNKKDMGKLDGECEILWKNLLPEAAYSRLKESGTGFHLKSPDELIEMAHKFYDETALPKLVADFGSLELSPVDGRTLTDFMHTRGLRMCSLGRVVELADKLPHVQSLCIHEMVIRAYKHILQAVIAAVDDITDLAGSIAACLNVLLGTPNTSVAESDLKWDWVESFLSKRFACQTKNEFRTSLRKVSVLRGLCHKVGLELVPRDYDMDSAYPFKKADIISMVPVYKHVACSSADGRTLLESSKTSLDKGKLEDAVNHGTKALAKLVAVCGPYHRMTAGAYSLLAVVLYHTGDFNQATIYQQKALDINERELGLDHPDTMKSYGDLAVFYYRLQHTELALKYVNRALYLLHLTCGPSHPNTAATYINVAMMEEGLGNVHVALRYLHEALKCNKRLLGADHIQTAASYHAIAIALSLMEAYSLSVQHEQTTLQILQAKLGPEDLRTQDAAAWLEYFESKALEQQEAARNGTPKPDASISSKGHLSVSDLLDYIAPDADMKARDAQRKQARAKLMKGKLGQNEDILPDEPEKDEVLQPSHHTRKNSSDKENNSESQNADSVNKKPDPVQVQTQVIQKEQNGHLLEDTSDEGWQEAFSKAGRKSSSSRRPNLAKINTNFMNSSQSSKYRSKHTNFTSPKTSTGEVSPAVTKKHVSQTVSNDQIVKRSSVISSISVKEAGKLFSYKEVALAAPGTIVKAVAEQLPKENSPVTVTQTATENIDKVEVVVSDEEQKNIDSDEKTEKSNVDSVIENKTVDNTDKETEPEVIVNLESEVVPLENIETSPVVVQDTTKEVITDGDKKEPNEGETVKEVTKKLSAAAPPFNPSNVPVFGSVSGSMKDHVGILPPPVNVPTMVTVNPVRRTPHQSPTARVPYGPRLAGAYNRSVNRVQRTKPTFHNGGELVVDGGVLSPPIIMNPHAAEFVPGQPWVPNGYPVAPNGYLVTSNGYPIAPNGYPINGFPGSINGYPVSPVDSVESPVSSIDSPSIVTNEVVAETTNNEPILENVEKITEETQSEIEIDKKAAETETENENDEKTSEPVIVVEEVQSVNEAKDINAQVDVKAETVEVSC; encoded by the exons ATGGCTCCAAAATCTAGCAAAGGAAAACCTcataagacaaaaggcgaaaagaagaagaaggaagaGAAAG CACTGCCGACGGTCGTAGAAATTGCAATAGAAACGTCTGACGAGTGCGGAGTTACACTTAAG GGAATATCTACGGACAAACTATTGGATGTCCGAAAGCTGTTAGCAGTACATGTCGAGACATGCCACGTGACGAACTACTCTTTGTCACATGAG GTACGAGGCCCAAGGTTAAAAGATACAGTTGAAATCGTTTCACTCAAACCATGTCATCTAACCGTCGTTGAAG AGGATTACACGGAATCTACCGCTGTCGCACACGTACGTCGGTTACTGGACATCGTCGCCTGCACCACCGCGTTCGGCGGCTCCTCTAACTCATCGAAGGAGAAATTGAACGGTGAAGCGAAGTCTCCGACGACAAATGTCTCGATCGCAAACGAGTTCTCGGAGAAAGGTGATTCCGCGGGGGAGATTTATCCGCCGCCGAAGCTCGGACAGTTTTACGATTTCTTTTCATTCTCTCACCTCGCCGCTCCGATTCAAT ATATTCGGAGATCCACTCGTCCGTTCCTTGAAGATAAAACGGAAAATGATTACTTCCAAATAGAT GTACGAGTTTCCGGGGGGAAGCCAATGACAATTGTTGCGTCGAAGAAAGGTTTCTATCCTGCTGGAAAACGTAATCTTTTAAATCATTCTTTAGTTGGTCTATTGCAGCAGACAAGCCGTATCTTTGATAGT GCATACAAAGCTCTCATGAAAGCGTTCATCGATCACAATAAA TTTGGAAATCTTCCTTACGGGTTTCAAGCCAACACATGGGTCGTACCTCCGATTGTTGCGGATAGCCCGTCTGTTTTCCCACCACTTCCTGCAGAAGATGAAAATTGGGGCGGAAATGGCGGTGGACAAGGACGAGATGGTAAACATGATCATAGACAATGGGCAAAAGAATTTTCGATTTTGGCTGCAATGCCTTGTAAAACAGCAGAAGAAAGACAAGTTAGAGATAGGAAAGCTTTTCTACTTCACAGTCTATTTGTCGATGTATCAGTGTTAAAAGCTGTTTCAGCCATTAAACAACTCACCGAAAATAGCAAATGCTCCTCAAATGGTTCCAATGGTTCAGTTTTGCACGAGGAGAAAATTGGAGATTTGGTTATTAGGGTTATGAGAGATGTGGCTGATGCAAGCACAAAGGTCGATGCTAAAAATGACGGGAGTCGTGTTCTGGGACTGTCACATGAAGAGCTTGCTAAAAGAAACTTGTTAAAAGGCATAACTGCAGATGAAAGTGCAACCGTTCAT GATACCTCTACGTTGGGCGTAGTGGTTGTTAGACACTGTGGTTATACTGCCATTGTGAAAGTTGATGCTGAGGTAAACTGGAACGGTAAACCTGTTCCCCAGGACATAGACATTGAGGACCAACCTGAAGGGGGTGcccatgctttaaatgtcaatag TTTAAGAATGTTATTGCACAAGTTGCCGACAGTTCAACCTTCTGGTGGACAACAAGTGCAGAGCTCAGATGCTGTAAGTGTGAAATCTGCTAATAATTTGGTCATGAAAGTGTTGGAAGAAAGTTTGAAGAAAATAAAGGGTGAAGCCATTAAACCTACAAAGTCTATCAGATGGGAACTTGGAGCATGTTGGGTGCAACATTTACAGAACCAGGATTCTGTGAAAAACGACACGAACAAAGCTGAAGAAGCTAAGAGAGAGCCAGATGTGAAAGGTCTAGGAAAAGGATTGCTTAAGGGAATCAAGAAAAAACTCGAGGATAAGAACATTAAATCCAACGAAGAGGTTGCTGAAAATGGTAGTAAATTGGATGATAGCAATAAGAAAGACATGGGAAAGTTGGATGGAGAATGTGAAATTCTATGGAAAAATCTGCTTCCCGAAGCAGCATATTCGCGTCTTAAAGAATCAGGCACTGGTTTCCATCTTAAG TCACCTGATGAGTTGATTGAGATGGCACATAAGTTTTATGACGAAACAGCCCTCCCAAAGTTG GTGGCTGATTTTGGCTCCCTTGAACTTTCACCTGTTGATGGGAGAACACTTACAGATTTTATGCACACAAGGGGTTTGCGTATGTGTTCGTTGGGGCGAGTG GTTGAACTTGCAGACAAACTCCCTCATGTGCAATCACTCTGTATTCATGAGATGGTTATTCGTGCTTACAAGCACATTTTGCAAGCAGTTATTGCAGCCGTTGATGATATAACTGATTTAGCAGGATCGATAGCAGCATGCCTAAATGTACTGCTAGGAACACCCAATACAAGTGTTGCAGAATCAGACTTAAAATGGGATTGGGTTGAATCATTCTTGTCTAAAAGATTTGCATGTCAAACGAAAAATGAATTTCGCACCAGTCTTCGTAAAGTTTCCGTACTTCGAGGGCTTTGCCATAAG GTTGGACTTGAGCTCGTTCCTAGAGACTATGATATGGATTCTGCATACCCTTTTAAGAAGGCAGATATTATAAGCATGGTTCCTGTATATAAG CATGTTGCTTGCTCATCTGCTGATGGACGTACACTTTTGGAGTCATCTAAAACATCATTGGATAAAGGAAAACTAGAAGATGCGGTTAACCATGGAACAAAG GCACTTGCAAAACTTGTAGCTGTCTGTGGTCCTTATCATCGAATGACAGCTGGCGCCTATAGTCTTTTGGCTGTGGTGCTCTATCATACTGGTGATTTTAATCAG GCTACTATCTATCAACAAAAAGCTTTGGATATCAATGAGAGAGAACTTGGACTCGATCATCCAGACACAATGAAGAGTTATGGGGATTTAGCGGTTTTCTACTATCGTCTACAGCACACCGAGTTGGCTCTGAA GTACGTGAATCGCGCATTGTATCTTTTGCATTTAACATGTGGGCCTTCTCATCCGAATACTGCCGCTACGTACATTAATGTGGCAATGATGGAAGAAGGTTTAGGAAACGTACATGTTGCTCTTAGATACCTTCACGAGGCTCTCAAGTGTAATAAGAGGCTGCTTGGAGCTGATCACATTCAa ACTGCTGCTAGTTATCATGCTATAGCAATTGCACTTTCCTTGATGGAAGCGTACTCCTTGAGTGTTCAACATGAGCAAACCACTCTGCAGATTCTTCAAGCAAAACTTGGACCCGAAGATCTTCGTACTCAG GACGCAGCTGCATGGCTAGAATACTTCGAGTCTAAAGCTCTAGAACAGCAAGAAGCTGCACGCAATGGTACCCCAAAGCCTGATGCCTCTATATCCAGTAAAGGTCATTTGAG TGTATCAGACTTGTTGGATTATATAGCTCCAGATGCAGATATGAAAGCAAGAGATGCCCAAAGGAAACAAGCGCGTGCAAAGCTC ATGAAAGGAAAACTAGGACAGAATGAGGATATACTACCCGATGAacctgaaaaagatgaagttttacaaCCAAGCCATCATACCCGAAAGAATTCGAGTGATAAGGAGAACAATTCTGAATCCCAAAATGCAGATTCTGTGAATAAGAAACCCGACCCAGTTCAAGTTCAAACCCAGGTTATTCAAAAGGAACAAAATGGTCACCTTCTAGAAGACACCTCAGATGAAGGCTGGCAGGAAGCTTTCTCTAAAGCGGGTCGTAAATCTTCATCTTCCAGGAGACCAAATCTGGCAAAGATAAACACAAATTTCATGAATTCTTCTCAGTCATCAAAGTATCGATCAAAACATACTAATTTCACATCCCCGAAAACTAGTACTGGTGAAGTTTCACCAGCTGTTACCAAGAAACATGTTTCACAAACGGTTTCAAATGATCAGATTGTGAAACGTTCTTCAGTTATAAGTTCGATAAGCGTTAAAGAAGCTGGGAAACTTTTTTCTTATAAGGAAGTTGCATTAGCTGCACCCGGTACCATCGTGAAAGCCGTGGCTGAACAATTGCCTAAAGAAAATTCTCCCGTTACCGTAACTCAAACTGCAACAGAAAACATTGATAAGGTTGAAGTTGTAGTCTCAGATGAAGAACAGAAAAATATTGACTCAGATGAAAAGACAGAAAAGTCAAACGTTGACTCAGTAATTGAAAACAAAACTGTAGATAACACAGATAAAGAAACAGAACCAGAAGTAATTGTAAATCTTGAATCAGAAGTTGTACCTTTGGAAAATATAGAAACTAGTCCTGTGGTGGTTCAAGATACAACGAAAGAAGTGATCACAGATGGCGATAAAAAAGAACCGAATGAAGGTGAAACGGTCAAAGAGGTGACCAAGAAACTATCTGCTGCTGCACCTCCGTTTAATCCATCTAACGTTCCGGTTTTTGGGTCGGTTTCTGGGTCGATGAAAGATCATGTAGGGATATTACCGCCACCTGTAAACGTACCTACGATGGTCACTGTTAATCCAGTTCGAAGAACTCCTCATCAATCACCAACAGCCCGGGTCCCATACGGTCCGCGTCTAGCAGGCGCATATAACCGGTCAGTGAACCGAGTCCAACGTACGAAACCCACTTTCCATAATGGTGGTGAGCTTGTTGTAGATGGGGGTGTTTTAAGCCCTCCAATAATCATGAATCCACATGCAGCTGAGTTTGTTCCAGGTCAGCCATGGGTTCCCAACGGATATCCGGTTGCTCCTAACGGGTATCTGGTTACTTCAAATGGATATCCTATTGCTCCAAATGGTTACCCAATTAATGGTTTTCCAGGTAGTATAAATGGGTACCCTGTATCTCCTGTTGATTCGGTTGAGTCGCCAGTTAGCTCCATAGATTCTCCATCTATTGTTACTAACGAAGTTGTTGCCGAAACCACAAACAACGAGCCAATTTTGGAAAATGTTGAAAAAATTACTGAAGAGACTCAGTCTGAGATTGAGATTGACAAAAAGGCTGCTGAAACTGAAACTGAAAATGAAAATGATGAAAAAACCAGTGAGCCGGTCATAGTTGTTGAAGAAGTTCAATCTGTTAATGAAGCAAAAGATATCAATGCACAGGTTGATGTTAAGGCTGAGACTGTTGAAGTTAGTTGTTAA